The Thunnus albacares chromosome 21, fThuAlb1.1, whole genome shotgun sequence genome window below encodes:
- the LOC122972727 gene encoding homeodomain-interacting protein kinase 2-like yields MSLASDISDDFWTFTDILLGSTHRIQTFLAEGGFGYVAKCEDTRTKKSVAVKISKNHPTVFHQAQKELAILKSLQTLDPDKCNIIRWNGSFLHEERICLEFELLDQSLFDFMEQRCNQPLPIKELRPVVHQLTTALTHLETVGVIHADIKPENIMIVNRHQQPLSVKLIDFGIACRTSAAGPESCVQTLWYRAPEVILGLAVSEAIDIWSLGLVVVELALGCPLYPAEQEYDLMKFIVETQGQPAEHLLNCGSRSTSFFHKTSEQPWRFKSPEEFAAETGYHCEETRFFTLSSLDDIEQMAARLMLRDMEEQNELQNLTELVKKMLQLDAHRRIKPAEVLQHSFFCADQLTDSNVDSCSLMQTLTTEIAEPQISLQCSSPDAAGDRVASELITNIKNQSTYY; encoded by the exons ATGTCTCTAGCAAGTGACATATCAG ATGACTTTTGGACATTCACAGACATCTTGCTGGGCTCCACCCACAGGATCCAGACATTCCTTGCTGAAGGTGGCTTTGGCTATGTTGCCAAATGCGAGGACACCAGAACCAAGAAATCGGTGGCTGTTAAAATAAGCAAAAACCACCCCACAGTCTTCCATCAGGCCCAGAAAGAG CTGGCTATCCTGAAGAGCCTGCAGACTTTAGATCCAGACAAATGCAATATTATAAGATGGAACGGCTCTTTCCTCCATGAAGAGCGCATTTGTTTAGAATTTGAACTTCTGGACCAGAGTTTATTTGACTTCATGGAACAAAGATGCAACCAGCCTTTGCCCATAAAGGAGCTACGGCCAGTTGTTCACCAG TTGACCACAGCATTAACTCATCTGGAAACAGTTGGAGTCATACATGCTGATATAAAGCCAGAAAACATTATGATAGTGAACCGGCATCAGCAGCCGCTGAGTGTAAAACTAATAGACTTTGGCATTGCCTGCCGCACGTCTGCTGCTGGGCCTGAGTCCTGTGTACAGACTCTGTGGTACAG GGCTCCAGAAGTCATTCTGGGCCTGGCTGTCTCAGAAGCTATTGACATCTGGTCTCTGGGACTAGTGGTTGTGGAGCTTGCTCTTGGCTGTCCCTTGTATCCTGCAGAGCAAGAATATGACCTG ATGAAATTCATTGTGGAGACACAGGGTCAACCAGCAGAACATCTGCTTAACTGTGGATCAAGAAGCACAAGTTTCTTCCACAAAACGAGTGAGCAACCCTGGAGATTTAAG TCTCCTGAGGAGTTTGCTGCTGAGACTGGCTACCACTGTGAAGAGACTAGATTCTTCACGCTTAGCTCTTTGGATGACATTGAGCAAATGGCTGCTAGGCTGATGTTAAGAGACATGGAAGAGCAAAATGAGCTGCAAAACCTGACTGAGCTGGTGAAGAAGATGCTGCAACTAGATGCTCATAGGCGCATCAAACCCGCAGAAGTGCTGCAGCATTCTTTTTTCTGTGCTGACCAGCTAACTGACAGCAA TGTCGACTCCTGCTCGTTAATGCAGACCCTGACCACAGAGATTGCTGAGCCACAGATCAGCCTGCAGTGTTCCTCCCCAGACGCAGCAGGAGACCGTGTTGCATCTGAATTAATAACCAACATCAAGAACCAATCAacttattattaa